aatctccattttacagcagAGAAGACAGGCTCAGTGAAGCTGAGTAATCTGCCTGAGGTCATATGGCAGATAAATGTGTGTATCTAGGATCTGCCTGATTCCCGGGCCTGTGCTCTTTTTGCTTTGCTGTCCAAAGTTTTAAATCAGACCCAGGACTTCTTTGTGGTTAAAAGGCAAGGGGGAAGGAAACAAGACTGGAAGGCCTGTGAGATGTGACACCTTTTCAGCTCTGCCCAGGGTGCTCCAGGCAAGCCCCAGGAGAGGACCTTTACCAAGGTAAGTCCAAGGTCACTGTGCATGGGCCTGCCTCTGGGTCACTGCATCCTAAGACCGTAACTCCATCCACGCCTCACTCTCCCCACTACTGATCTGGATGGTACTGGAGCAGGGAGGCTTGGGCTTTTTCTGGGAAGGACCCTATATTCCAGCCTGGTTTCTCCATAACTCCCTGTTGGCTCAGCCTTGCTTGGGCTTAATGCACATACCTGGGCCCCACAAATCAGAACCGTACACCATCTGTGAGGGGCACCTTCACCCTCCCAGTCACCAAGGTTGGAAATTTCCAAACTACCTGGGATTCCTGTCTCTTCCTCATTTCCCACATCTTGTCACCAAGCCCATTCTACTTCAGATAATTCCGGAGCccatcccctcctctccatccccagctGGTGCTGGCTGAGCTCAGGCCTCACCCCTTGCCGGGCTTCCCACCACCACCGACTGAGGAAAAGAGGACGGGGGTCGGGGGAGGCGGGGTAGAGGGCTCTTGTGTGGCTAACCTCCATGGTGACCTCTCTTCCTCTCGCTAGTCCAAGGTCCGAGACGAACAGCAGCACTGGGGACCTGGGTGTTGGTGCTGGCGGCCGCAGCCCCTGGGACGACCCTGCTGGCTTCATCGTGGTGCCCGCAGCCTACGCCTTGGCTCCGGGCCTGGGGCTGCCGGCCAACGTGGCGACCCTGGCAGTGTTTGTCCACCGCGGCAGACGTCTGGGCCAGGCCCTGCATTTCCACCTGCTCGACCTGGCCCTGGCCGACGTGCTCTTCACGCTCACGCTGCTGCTGTGGCTCACCTACTACCTGGGCCCGACCCACTGGCCCTTCCCGGAGGCTGCCTGCCGCGCGGCCGGGGCCACCTACTGCGTGTCCACCTTCGCGGCGCTCACCAGCGTGTGCCGCTGCGGCTCGGTGCGCCCGCCTGGTCCTGCGCCTCTGGGGCTCTGCCCGCTCCACGTGCGCCGCCGCCCAGCTGGCCGGCCTGGCCTGCGCCGCACCCTCGCTGGCCGCCCCGCACGTGCCGCGCCCCCGGCCGGGCGGCGCCGCTCGCTGCCTGGAGCGCGCTGGGCTAGCGCGGGCCCGGCCTACGCCACCGTGGCCTTCTTCCCCGCCACCTTCCTGCTGGTGCTCGCGGCCTGTGTGAGCTTGGCGTGGGCGCTCGGGGCGGCCTCGGTCCCGGGCCCGGCCCTGGCCCCAGCTGGTCCAAACTGGCCAGGACCATGGTGCTCGCGCACCTGTTGGTCTTTGCCCTCTGCCTGGCGCCCTACCGCCTGCTGCTGGCGCCCTGGGTGGCCGGGCGGGAGGGCACCGTGGGCCGCGACGACGGAGGGTGCCGGGCCACCTCCACGCTTGAGATCCTGCACACCCTCGGCCTGGTGCTGCTGAGTCTCAACAGCTGCCTGGACCCGCTCATCTGCTGCTTCTCTGTGCTCAGCTTCTGCCAGGACTGCTGGGCGCTGAGCTGCCTCCCGGGCGTGGGGAGGTCCGGGGCGCGCTCGGCCTCCGCGGCCTCCTCCTAGCGAGCCCCCTGGCCTGCTGCCTGCTTCACCCCTGCCACACCCCTGCCACCCTCCCAGGGGCGTCCTGGGTGGTGAAGGCTCTTTGCAAGGACCAGACTCCAGTCCTGACGCAGCCACATACTAGCTGCCTGTAGTTGTAGACCTGCGGGCTCTGTCAAAAGGGGAAAGAACATTCTTTGTAACCCGAATGTTTCCTAGACTTTGCCAGTGTTTGGATACAGATAATATGCCATTGCTTTCAACATCTCTAGGCATAGACCCCAAAGTCCTAAAAAGGGCCTACAAGAGCTGACTGGCTCCTGCTTCTCAGCATCCTCTCATCCTcgccttccctcttctcctctaCCACATCTGCCCGTCTTCGTGGCTTGAGTCACCTTATCAGTCCCTGGAACAGaccagtttcctcctcttcaaagCCTTTGCAGCTGACTGCCAGGAATGATGTCCCTCTGTCTCCTTTGCTAAGTTAGTTCCTTTTCATTCTCACTTCCTCAAATGTAGCGGTAGGGAAGCCTTTCTTGACCAGCACCACATACACCATTCCCTAGACTGGGTTAGATCTGGTTGCTCCTTTATAGCTCTTTCCACAATTGCAATCAAGCAATTAACtggttagttctttttttttttttttttttctgttgttctttctgtATTTATGTCGATCCATAAGAAAGTGCCATTTTTGTAGACCCAAAAGGAGATCTGGTTGCTCCTTTTTAGCTCTTTTCCCAAATGCAATCAAACAAAttaatggtttgttttttttttttttttttttttctgttgttctttctgtATTTATGTCGATCCATAAGAAAGTGCCATTTTTGTAGACCCAAAAGGGTTGAATAGTGGCAGTTTTATTTTCATCCAGTTCAACTTAATAAATTCCATGTTTGTCTTATTTACTGCTTGCTGCTGTGCCTTGCACGTAGTAAGACCTCAGTATGTCAGATGAATGCATGAAACCTGAATATCATTGGCTTAAAATGCTCAAGGACTCACTCAGACATTCTAGTCTCTGGTAGATTTTCCTCAGGTGTTTCTGGGATTCTCCAAGCTTGTATTACCAGATGCATTCTTGGACCAGTCCTGATGATTGCTTCCTTCTGCTGTTGCTGATTACCTGTGACTCTGCCGTCATCTCCACTGTCCCAAGAGTCCTGTGCCAAGACTTGGTGATAACCAAGCTGGAGCTCCATCCTGCCATTAGCTGGGACAGGGATAGGCCAGACTCGCTGCCTTCCGCTTCAGCTGAGCCGGGACTCTGTCACCGGGTGCAAATCCCTGGCAATGGTTCTGGCCACCAGTGCTTTCCCTCCTCGTG
This sequence is a window from Physeter macrocephalus isolate SW-GA chromosome 3, ASM283717v5, whole genome shotgun sequence. Protein-coding genes within it:
- the LOC112065297 gene encoding transmembrane protein-like, encoding MVTSLPLASPRSETNSSTGDLGVGAGGRSPWDDPAGFIVVPAAYALAPGLGLPANVATLAVFVHRGRRLGQALHFHLLDLALADVLFTLTLLLWLTYYLGPTHWPFPEAACRAAGATYCVSTFAALTSVCRCGSVRPPGPAPLGLCPLHVRRRPAGRPGLRRTLAGRPARAAPPAGRRRSLPGARWASAGPAYATVAFFPATFLLVLAACVSLAWALGAASVPGPALAPAGPNWPGPWCSRTCWSLPSAWRPTACCWRPGWPGGRAPWAATTEGAGPPPRLRSCTPSAWCC